GGCCTTTCTGGAGCACTCCCAGGATGTGGTCTACGTGCTGGACCAAGAAGGCTTCATCCGCTTCGCGAGCCCCAGCGTGCGCACCCTTTTGGGCTACGAGCCCGAGGGGTACAAGGAGGCCCCGGTGAAGGCCTTGGACTTCGTCTACCCGGAGGACCGGCCCAAGGCGGAAGCCCTGCTTGGGGAGCTCCTTTCCCAGCCGGGGCACACCCTCACCGGGGCGTTCCGGGTCCTCCACAAAGACGGCACCCCTATCCCCATGGAGGCCTGGGGGCGGAACCTCCTCCAGGACCCCAGGGTGGGGGGGGTGGTGGTGGACCTGAGGGACCTCAGGCCCAGGCTGGAGGCGGACCGGGTCAAGGGGGAGTTCATCGCCGCGGTGAGCCACGAGCTCCGCACCCCCCTCGCGGTGATCATGGGCCTGGCGGAACTCTTGCAGGAGGAGGCCCTTTCCCCAAGCGCCCAGGAGTCCGTGGAGCTCATCCTGGAAAGCGCCTTCCGCCTCAAGACCATGGTGGACAACCTTCTGGACACAAGCCGCCTCGAGGCGGGCCGCTTTGAGATCTCCCGGCGCCCCGTGCACCTTAAGCCCCTCCTTCTGGACCTGGCCCGGAGCTTCCAGGGGGTGGCCCGGCTTTCCGGGGTGGAGTTCTGTGTGGAGGTGGAGGAGCTTCCCCTCGTGGAGGTGGACCCAGACCGCATCGTCCAGGTGGTGGGCAACCTCCTCGCCAACGCCTTCAAGTTCACGCCCTCCGGGGGATCGGTGCGGCTTTGGGCCGGGGTGCGGGGGGAGGAGGTGTGGGTGGAGGTCCGGGACACCGGGCCCGGGATCCCCAAGGAGGAGCTCCCCCGGCTTTTCCAGCGCTACGCCCGGGCCAAAAACGCCCGCGCCCGGGGGGTTTCCGGCACCGGGCTTGGCCTTTTCATCTCCAAGCACATCGTGGAGGCCCACGGGGGGCGGATAGAGGTGGAGAGCGAGGAGGGAAAGGGGAGCCTCTTCCGGGTTATCCTGCCTCTGTATGGCCCGCATCCTGGTGATTGAGGACGAGCCCCTGGTGGGGCACATGCTCCGCCGCTTTCTGGAGCGGGCAGGGCACGAGGTGGTCTGGGCCCCGAACGGGGAGGCGGGCCTTAGGCGCCTGGCCGAAGGGTTTGACCTCGTGGTCTGTGACCTCATCATGCCCGGGATTCCCGGGGAGGAGGTGATCCGCCGCATCCGGGAGGGGGCGGGACCGCCGGTCCTCGCCGTTTCGGCCAGCGTCTCCCAGGAAAGCCAGCGCCGGGCCCTCGAGGCCGGGGCCCAGGCCTTCCTGGGCAAGCCCTTTGAGGCCCAGGCCTTCTTGCGGGTGGTGGAGGGGCTTCTCCGGGGGGCATAGGTCCCGAAGGCCTTGGTATAGGCTAGGGATGATGCTGGGCCTCACTTCAGAGGAGGCGGGGAAAAGGCTTAGGGTCCACGGGCCAAACGCCTTGCCCGAGCGCCCTCCTCCGCCTTTTTGGCGCAAGGCCTTGCGCCAGCTTCAAAATCCGCTCGTCTACCTTCTGCTCTTTGCCTTCGTCCTGGAGTTTTTGCTCTGGTTCTACGAGGGAGGGCGGGGCGCGCCCCTAGAGGCCTTGGCCATCCTGGCCATCCTCCTTCTCAACGCGCTCCTCGGTGCCTTCCAGGAGAAGCGCTCCGAGGAGGCCTTGAAGCGTCTCAAGGCCTTGGCCGAGCCTTCCGTCTGGGTCTTGAGGGACGGAAGGTTTCAACGCCTTTCCGCCCGCGGGCTCGTCCCTGGGGACGTGGTGCGCCTCGAGGCCGGCGACCGCGTCCCCGCAGACGGCGTCCTCCTGGAAGGGAGCGGCCTCTCGGTGGACGAGAGCGTCCTTACCGGGGAGAGCGTCCCCGTGGAGAAGGGGGTAGGGGAGGAGGTCTTCGCCGGCACCTTGGTGGTGCGGGGAAGGGCACTGATGGAAGTGAGGCGCACCGGCTTGAAAAGCGCCATGGGGCGCATCGCCCACCTCCTTGCGGGGATGGAGGAGGAGAGAACCCCCCTGGAAAAACGCCTGGAGGCCTTTGGCCGCCGGGTGGCCCGCTGGGTTTTCCTCCTCGCCTTCTTCCTTGCCTTCTTAGGCTTCCTGGTGGAGGGGTTTTCCGCCAAGGTGGTCCTCTTCGCCGTGGCCCTGGCGGTGGCGGCGGTGCCCGAGGGGCTTCCCGCGGTCCTCACCCTGGCCTTGGCCCTGGGGGTGGAAAGGATGGCCCGGCGGAAGGCGGTGGTGCGGCGCCTCTCGGCGGTGGAGGCCCTGGGAAGCGTCACCGTCATCGCCACCGACAAAACGGGCACCCTCACGGAGAACCGCATGGAGGTGGAGCGGGTGGTGGGGCCCGACCTCGAGGGGGCCCTCCTCGCCATGGTCCTCTGCAACGACGCCGATCCCGCCACCGGGGCGGGGGATCCTCTGGAGCTCGGCCTCCTCCGCCACGCCCATGCGAGGGGCCTGGACGTGGAGGCGCTGAGAAAGGCCTACCCCCGCCTTTCCGAGCGCCCCTTTGACAGCGCTTGGAAGTTCATGCGGGTCACCACTTCTCTGGGGAGCTTCCTCAAGGGCGCCCCGGAGGCCCTTGTTCCCCGCCTGGACCTGTCCGAGGAGGAGAAGCGGCGGCTTCTCGGAGAGGCCGAGGCCCACGCCCGGGAGGGCTACCGGGTCTTGGCCTTGGCCTTCGGGGAGGGGGAGAGGGAAGAGGGGCTTCGTTTTCTGGGCTTTGTCCTCCTGCTGGACCCGCCCCGCCCCGAGGTGCCCGAAGCGGTGGAGCGGGTCCAGAGGGCGGGGGTGCGGGTGGTGATGGTCACCGGGGACCACCCGGCCACCGCCCTCGCCATCGCCCGGAGGGTGGGGATTCCGGCGAAGACCGTGGTCATAGGGGAAGAGATCGGGAAGCTTTCCGAGGAGGAGCTCCTGAAGGTGGACGTCTTCGCCCGGGTGAAGCCCGAGGACAAGCTTCGCATCGTGGAGGCGTTCCAGAGGGCTGGGGAAGTGGTGGCCATGACCGGGGACGGGGTGAACGACGCCCCGGCCCTCAAGCGGGCGGATGTGGGCGTGGCCATGGGGCAACGGGGCTCGGACGTAGCCCGGGAGGTGGCGGACCTGGTGCTTCTGGACGACAACTTCGCCACCATCGTGGCCGCCATAGAGGAGGGGCGGAGCATCTACGAGAACATCCAGAAGTTCCTGCGCTTCCTCTTCTCCACCAACCTCTCCGAGGTCCTGGTGGTGGCCTTGGGGATGGTCTTCGCCGCCCTCTTGGGCCTCCGCGACGAGGCGGGGCACCTCCTCCTCCCCCTCACCGCCGTGCAGATCCTCTGGATCAACCTCATCACCGACGGGCTTCCCGCCCTAGCCCTGTCCTTGGACCGGAACCCCGGGGTCCTGGACCGCCCCCCCCGACCCAAGGAAAGCCCTCTCCTAGACGGGCTTTCTCTCCGCTTCGTCCTCCTCACCGGCACCCTCAAGGCGGGGGTCGCCCTGGGGCTTTTGGGGTTCCTTCCCGGGGCGGTGGGCCTCGAGGCCGCCCGGAGCGCCACCTTCCACTTCATGGCCATCGGCCAGCTCTTCTTCGCCTACGCCGCCCGGCATACCCACATCCGTCCTCTCCCCAACCCCTACCTGCACGGGGCCGTGGCCCTAGGGATTCTCGTGCAGCTCGTCCTGGGGACCCTGGGGCCTGGCCTCCTCGAGGCCGTCCCCTTACCTCCTTGGACCTGGGGCCTGGTGCTCTTCAGCGCCCTTTCGGCCTGGGGGCTGGCGGAGGCGGTGGACCGGGTAGTATGGCGAAAGGAGGCCAGATGAGGGAGGACATCAAGGTCAAAGACCTCATGACAAGCCCGGCGGTGGGCGTCCCCTTGGGGACCACCTTGGACCAGGTGGCGGCCTTGATGCTGGAAAAGCGCATCGGCAGCGTCCTGGTAGTGGACGAGAAGGGGAAGCTGGTGGGCATCGTGACCGAGAGCGATTTCCTCAACGGGCTTGGGGCTCCTCCGCGCCACCTCCCGGGCCACGCTCCCCAGGAGGAGGCGGTCCAGCCCCGTGCGCCCGTGGGTGCCCAGGACCACGAGGTCGTGCTTTTCCGCCTCCTTCAGGATGACCTCCGCCGCCAGGCCCTCCAGGAGGTGGGCCTCAAAGGCTAGGCCCAGCTCCTCGGCCATGCGGGTGGCCCGGTTCAGGGCGGCAAGCCCCTCCTTGCGCAGGTCCTCCACCAGCTCCTGGTAGTAGGGGAGGGCTTCCGGGCCCAAAAGAAGCCTCGGCCCCAAGGGCTCCAGGGCGTAGAGGAAGGCCACCTTGGCCTTCAGGGCTTGGGCCAGGCGGAGGCCCTCCCGCACTCCCCTCTCCGCCGCCTCGCTTCCGTCCGTGGGCAGGAGGATGGACCGATACATCCCTCACCCCTCTATGACCACGGGCAGGATCATGGGGTCCCGGCCCGTGGCCTTCTTCAGGAACTTCTTCACCGGGTAGTAGATGTCGTCCCGGATGCGCTCCAGGGGCTTCTTTTCCCGCACCCCGTTTTTCAGGGCCTCGAGGGCCATGCGCCGGACCTCTCCCAAGAGCTTCTCCCCTGCCTTCACGAACCCCCGGGAGACCACCTCCACCACGGGCTCCTCGTCCGCCAAGGCGGTGATCACCACCAGGCCCTCCTCGGCCATGTGGCGGCGGTCGGCCAGGATCTCCTCGGTGATGTCCCCCACCCCCAGGCCGTCCACGTAGAGGACCCCGTGGGGCACCTCCCCCGTCTTCTCAAAGGTCTCCCGGGTGAGGCGGTAAACGGCCCCGTTCTCCCCGATGAGGGTCTTCTCCGGGGGGCGGCTCATGGACTCGGCGAGCCACTTGAAGTTCACCTGGTGCCGCACCTCCCCGTGCCAGGGCAGGAAGAAGCGGGGGGTGGTGAGGTTGAGGATGAGCTTCAGCTCCTCCTGGGAGGCGTGGCCCGAGGCGTGGACCTTGTAGGTGGGGGGGTAGAGGACGTAGGCCCCCAGGGCGTAGAGGCGGTTGATGACCCGGTTCACCGCCTCCTCGTTCCCGGGGATGGGGCTTGAGGAGAGGATCACCGTGTCCCCGGGCTTGATGGCCATCTTGGCGTGCCCCTCAAAGGCCAGGCGGTGGAGGACGGACATGGGCTGGCCCTGGCTCCCCGTGGCCAGGATGAGGACCTGGTGGTCGGGGAGGTCCTTCACCTCCTCCAGGGTGTAGAGGCGGTCCTTCACCTTGAGGTAGCCGAGCTCCAGGGCGATGCGGCTGAACTTGAGCATGCTCCGCCCCTCCATGGCCACCTTCCGCCCGTACTTCTCCGCCGCCCAGATCACGGACTGGATGCGGTGGATGTGGCTGGCGAAGGTGGTGACGAAGACCCGCCCCGGGGCGCGGCCGATGACCCGGTCCAGCTCCTTGGCGATCTCCATCTCGCTTGGGGTGTAGCCGGGCCTTTCCGCGTTGGTGGCGTCGGCGATGAGGAGCAAAACCCCTTCCGCCCCCGCCTGGGCCACCTTGGCCAGGTGGGAGACCTTCCCGTCAATGGGGGTGGGGTCCAGCTTGAAGTCCCCCGTGTGGACGATGGTGCCGATGGGGGTGCGGATCACCACCCCAGAGTTGTCGGGGATGGAGTGGGTCATGCGGAAGAGGTCCAGGGTGAAGTACCGCCCCACCTGGATGCGGTCGTCGGGGGAGATCTCCTTCAGGTTGAAGGCCCCGGGCCTCAGGCCGAACTCCTCCAGCTTCCCCCGTAGGAGCCCCAAGGTGAGCCTCGCCCCGTAGATGGGCACCGGGCTTTCCTTGCCGAAGATCATGGGAAGGAGGAAGGGCAGTCCCCCGATATGGTCCTCGTGCCCGTGGGTGAGGACCCAGGCCTTGATCTTGTGGCGGTTCTCTATGAGGTAGTCCACCCGGGGGATGAGGAGGTCCACCCCGGGCATCCCCTCCTCGGGGAAGGCGAGCCCTCCGTCCAGGACGAAGATCTCGTCCCGGAAGCGGAAAACGGTGATGTTCTTGCCGATCTCCCCCATCCCCCCCAAGGGGATGATCTCCACGTAATCCTGGGGGCCGCCCTGGGACCCCTCCTGGGGCTTCCGCCGGCGCCTCCTCCTCGGCTTCCGTTCCTGGTTTTCCATACGCCTCCCATCTTCCCGGCCTGGCCGGGACGCGCGTTAGGTCAGGCCCCCAGGGGTTACTTGCGCCGCCTGGGGGGGATCTTGCCTTCCAGCTCGGGGCGGATCAGGTCAATCTTGCCCCGCTCGTCAATGCGGTGGACCTTGACCTTGATCACGTCCCCCACCTTGAGGTGGTCCTCCACCCGCGTCACGCGGCCCGGGGCGATCTGGCTGATGTGGAGAAGCCCCTCGGTGCCGGGGAAGAGGCTGATGAAGGCGCCGAAGGGGGTGATGCGGGTGACGGTGCCCTCGTAGATCTCGCCCACCTTGGCCTCGCGGGTGAGGTCCTCTATGCGCTTCTTGGCCTCCAGGGCGGCCTCGAGGTCGCTGGAGTAGATGCGCACCGTCCCGTCCTCCTCAATGTCCACCTCCACCCCAAGCTCCTCCAGGGCGCGCACGTTCTTGCCCCCGGGGCCGATGACGAGGCCGATCTTCTCCACGGGCACCTTGAGGGAGAGGATCCTTGGGGCGAAGGGCTTGAGCTCGGGCCGGGGGGCGGGGAGGACGGTCTCCATCAGGTCCAGGATCTTGAGCCTGGCCTCCCGGGCCTGGAGGAGGGCCTCCTTCAGGACCTCGCGGGGAAGGCCCCCCACCTTGTTGTCCATCTGCAAGGCGGTGACCCCCTTGCGGGTCCCGGCCACCTTGAAGTCCATGTCGCCGAGGGCGTCCTCGAGGCCCAGGATGTCCGTGAGGATCACCGCCCGGTTCCCCTCCCACACCAAGCCCATGGCCACCCCGGCCACCGGGGCCCGGATGGGCACCCCCGCGTCCATGAGGGCGAGGCAGCCGGCGCAGACCGTGGCCATAGAGCTAGAGCCGTTGGACTCCAGGACGTCCCCCACCACGCGGATGGTGTAGGGGAAGTCCTCCTCCTTGGGCATCACCGCCTTGAGGGCCCGCTTGGCCAGATTGCCGTGCCCCACCTCGCGGCGGGAGACCCCCCTTAGGCGCCGCACCTCCCCGGTGGAGAAGGGGGGAAAGTTGTAGTGGACGAGGAACTTCTCCGTCTCGTCTATGCCCAGGTCGTCCAGGATCTGCTCGTCCCGGCCCGTGCCCAGGGTGACGGTGCCCAGGACCTGGGTTTCGCCCCGGGTGAAGACGGCGGAGCCGTGGGCCCGGGGCAGGACGTCCACCTCAATCCAGATGGGCCTGAGGTCCTTAGGCCCGCGGCCGTCCGCCCGCTTGCCCTCCTCGAGGACGAGCCTTCTGAGCTCCCTGCGCACCACCTCGTCAAAGGCGCTCTTGTAGAGGGGCTTCTTGCCCTCGTCCGGGGTGCCGTCCTCCCCCTTGGGGAGGGCCTCGGCGATGAGGCGTTCGGCGAACTCCGAAAGGGCCCGGCTCCTTTCCCCCTTGCTCGCCGTCTGCAGGACCTGGGAAAGCCCCCGCTCCAGGGCAAGGCGGTAGAGGGCCTCCTTCTCCTCCTCGGGGAGGCTTTCCGGGGGGGTCCAGGCCATCTTGGGTTTGGCGAGTTCCCGGGCCATGGCCTCCTGGAGCTCCAGGATGGGCTGCATCTCCTTGTGGGCGAACTCCAGGGCCTGAACCAGGGTCTCCTCGTCCACCTCCCCGGCCTCCGCCTCCACCATGAGGATGGCCTCTTTGCTCCCCGCCACCACCAGGTCCAGCTGGCTTTCCTCCAGCTCCTGCAGGGTGGGGTTCAGGACGAAGCTCCCGCCGATGAGGCCCACCCGCACGGCGGCGATGGGGCCCTCCCAGGGGATGTCCGAGAGCATGAGGGCGGCGCTCGCCGCGATGGGGCCCAGGATGTCCGGCGGGTTCTTCTGGTCGGCGGAGAGGACGGTGACGATGATCTGGACCTCGTGCCGGAACCCCTTGGGGAAGAGGGGCCGGATGGGGCGGTCCGTCATGCGGGCGGAGAGGATGGCCTTCTCCCCGGGACGCCCCTCCCGGCGCATGAAGCTCCCCGGGATCTTCCCCACGGCGTAGTGCCGCTCCTCAAACTCCACCGTGAGGGGGAGAAAGTCGGCCTCCACCGGTGTCTCCGAGGCTTGGGCCGTCGCCAGGACCACGGTGTCGGCGTAGCGGACCAGGACGGACCCCGAGGCCTGTTTGGCGTACTTGCCCGTCTCCAGGACGAGGGGCCGCCCCGCCAGGGTGAGCTCGTAGCGGTGGGCTTGGGGGACATTGGATGTACCTTCCATGGCGCTCCTTCCAAAAGCGAAGGGCGGAGCTTTCGGCCCCGCCCCCGACCTGTTCCCCAGTTTAACCCCGGAGGCCCAGTTTCTCAATAAGGGCCCGGTACCGCTCGGGGTCCTCCCGCTGCAGGTAGCGGAGGAGCCTGCG
This region of Thermus thermophilus genomic DNA includes:
- a CDS encoding response regulator transcription factor, translated to MARILVIEDEPLVGHMLRRFLERAGHEVVWAPNGEAGLRRLAEGFDLVVCDLIMPGIPGEEVIRRIREGAGPPVLAVSASVSQESQRRALEAGAQAFLGKPFEAQAFLRVVEGLLRGA
- a CDS encoding cation-translocating P-type ATPase, translating into MLGLTSEEAGKRLRVHGPNALPERPPPPFWRKALRQLQNPLVYLLLFAFVLEFLLWFYEGGRGAPLEALAILAILLLNALLGAFQEKRSEEALKRLKALAEPSVWVLRDGRFQRLSARGLVPGDVVRLEAGDRVPADGVLLEGSGLSVDESVLTGESVPVEKGVGEEVFAGTLVVRGRALMEVRRTGLKSAMGRIAHLLAGMEEERTPLEKRLEAFGRRVARWVFLLAFFLAFLGFLVEGFSAKVVLFAVALAVAAVPEGLPAVLTLALALGVERMARRKAVVRRLSAVEALGSVTVIATDKTGTLTENRMEVERVVGPDLEGALLAMVLCNDADPATGAGDPLELGLLRHAHARGLDVEALRKAYPRLSERPFDSAWKFMRVTTSLGSFLKGAPEALVPRLDLSEEEKRRLLGEAEAHAREGYRVLALAFGEGEREEGLRFLGFVLLLDPPRPEVPEAVERVQRAGVRVVMVTGDHPATALAIARRVGIPAKTVVIGEEIGKLSEEELLKVDVFARVKPEDKLRIVEAFQRAGEVVAMTGDGVNDAPALKRADVGVAMGQRGSDVAREVADLVLLDDNFATIVAAIEEGRSIYENIQKFLRFLFSTNLSEVLVVALGMVFAALLGLRDEAGHLLLPLTAVQILWINLITDGLPALALSLDRNPGVLDRPPRPKESPLLDGLSLRFVLLTGTLKAGVALGLLGFLPGAVGLEAARSATFHFMAIGQLFFAYAARHTHIRPLPNPYLHGAVALGILVQLVLGTLGPGLLEAVPLPPWTWGLVLFSALSAWGLAEAVDRVVWRKEAR
- a CDS encoding ribonuclease J yields the protein MENQERKPRRRRRRKPQEGSQGGPQDYVEIIPLGGMGEIGKNITVFRFRDEIFVLDGGLAFPEEGMPGVDLLIPRVDYLIENRHKIKAWVLTHGHEDHIGGLPFLLPMIFGKESPVPIYGARLTLGLLRGKLEEFGLRPGAFNLKEISPDDRIQVGRYFTLDLFRMTHSIPDNSGVVIRTPIGTIVHTGDFKLDPTPIDGKVSHLAKVAQAGAEGVLLLIADATNAERPGYTPSEMEIAKELDRVIGRAPGRVFVTTFASHIHRIQSVIWAAEKYGRKVAMEGRSMLKFSRIALELGYLKVKDRLYTLEEVKDLPDHQVLILATGSQGQPMSVLHRLAFEGHAKMAIKPGDTVILSSSPIPGNEEAVNRVINRLYALGAYVLYPPTYKVHASGHASQEELKLILNLTTPRFFLPWHGEVRHQVNFKWLAESMSRPPEKTLIGENGAVYRLTRETFEKTGEVPHGVLYVDGLGVGDITEEILADRRHMAEEGLVVITALADEEPVVEVVSRGFVKAGEKLLGEVRRMALEALKNGVREKKPLERIRDDIYYPVKKFLKKATGRDPMILPVVIEG
- the pnp gene encoding polyribonucleotide nucleotidyltransferase, translated to MEGTSNVPQAHRYELTLAGRPLVLETGKYAKQASGSVLVRYADTVVLATAQASETPVEADFLPLTVEFEERHYAVGKIPGSFMRREGRPGEKAILSARMTDRPIRPLFPKGFRHEVQIIVTVLSADQKNPPDILGPIAASAALMLSDIPWEGPIAAVRVGLIGGSFVLNPTLQELEESQLDLVVAGSKEAILMVEAEAGEVDEETLVQALEFAHKEMQPILELQEAMARELAKPKMAWTPPESLPEEEKEALYRLALERGLSQVLQTASKGERSRALSEFAERLIAEALPKGEDGTPDEGKKPLYKSAFDEVVRRELRRLVLEEGKRADGRGPKDLRPIWIEVDVLPRAHGSAVFTRGETQVLGTVTLGTGRDEQILDDLGIDETEKFLVHYNFPPFSTGEVRRLRGVSRREVGHGNLAKRALKAVMPKEEDFPYTIRVVGDVLESNGSSSMATVCAGCLALMDAGVPIRAPVAGVAMGLVWEGNRAVILTDILGLEDALGDMDFKVAGTRKGVTALQMDNKVGGLPREVLKEALLQAREARLKILDLMETVLPAPRPELKPFAPRILSLKVPVEKIGLVIGPGGKNVRALEELGVEVDIEEDGTVRIYSSDLEAALEAKKRIEDLTREAKVGEIYEGTVTRITPFGAFISLFPGTEGLLHISQIAPGRVTRVEDHLKVGDVIKVKVHRIDERGKIDLIRPELEGKIPPRRRK